A single region of the Lotus japonicus ecotype B-129 chromosome 4, LjGifu_v1.2 genome encodes:
- the LOC130714685 gene encoding uncharacterized protein At5g65660-like: MESQDLSPPHHVDASRPSLGFPLGTALLLIIIFSLSGILSCCYHWDKLRSLRQSYPNADPEIPSSPTKSKLHTTELSKNRGQSVPVMMPGDEVPKFIAMPCPCEPSRPESIVVTVEKPPPKPRRQLPIPLYL, translated from the exons ATGGAGAGCCAAGATCTTTCGCCACCCCACCACGTGGATGCATCTCGGCCGTCCCTTGGCTTCCCCTTGGGCACTGCACTCCTCTTGATCATCATCTTCAGCTTGAGTGGCATCCTCTCTTGCTGCTACCACTGGGATAAGCTCCGATCCCTCCGTCAATCATACCCAAACGCCGACCCTGAAATCCCTTCATCACCCACCAAATCTAAACTTCACACCACG GAATTGAGTAAAAACAGGGGACAAAGCGTGCCGGTGATGATGCCAGGAGATGAGGTGCCGAAGTTCATAGCGATGCCGTGTCCGTGTGAGCCTTCGCGACCAGAAAGCATTGTTGTGACGGTGGAGAAGCCACCGCCCAAGCCACGACGGCAACTACCAATCCCTTTATATTTGTGA